A region from the Volucribacter amazonae genome encodes:
- the hflC gene encoding protease modulator HflC → MRKFLTPVILIILALLYSSIVIVQEGSRGIMLRFGKVHRDADNKVVVYEPGLHFKTPFIDSIKILDARIQTLDGQPDRFVTVEKKDLWVDSYVKWKISDFGRFYTTTGGGDYTQAANLLRRKVNDRLRSEIGSRTIKDIVSGTRGELMAGARRALNTGADSTSELGIEVIDVRVKQINLPDEVSSSIYQRMRAERDAVAREHRSQGKEKAAFIQADVDRKVTLILANANRTAQELRGTGDATAAKIYADAFSQEPEFYSFVRSLQAYEKSFKDNDNNIMILKPDSDFFRFMQAPQK, encoded by the coding sequence ATGCGTAAGTTTTTAACTCCAGTTATTTTAATTATTCTTGCCCTTTTATATTCCAGTATTGTGATTGTCCAAGAGGGATCACGAGGCATTATGTTACGTTTTGGTAAGGTGCATCGTGATGCAGACAATAAAGTGGTGGTTTATGAACCCGGTTTACATTTTAAAACCCCATTTATTGATAGCATTAAAATTCTTGATGCCCGTATTCAAACCTTGGACGGACAACCTGATCGCTTTGTTACCGTAGAGAAAAAGGATCTTTGGGTGGATTCTTATGTGAAATGGAAAATTAGTGATTTTGGACGTTTCTATACCACTACTGGCGGTGGCGATTATACCCAAGCCGCTAACTTATTACGCCGTAAAGTCAACGACCGTTTACGTTCAGAAATCGGTTCAAGAACCATTAAAGACATTGTTTCTGGTACGCGTGGCGAATTAATGGCTGGTGCAAGACGTGCTTTAAATACAGGGGCAGATAGCACTTCCGAATTGGGTATTGAAGTAATTGATGTAAGGGTAAAACAAATTAACTTACCTGACGAAGTTTCTTCTTCTATTTATCAACGTATGCGTGCCGAGCGTGATGCAGTAGCAAGAGAGCATCGTTCACAGGGTAAGGAAAAAGCAGCCTTTATCCAAGCGGATGTAGATCGTAAAGTTACCTTAATTTTGGCTAATGCCAATAGAACCGCCCAAGAATTACGCGGCACGGGTGATGCTACTGCGGCGAAAATCTATGCCGATGCCTTTAGCCAAGAACCCGAATTTTATAGCTTTGTGCGTAGTTTACAAGCCTATGAGAAAAGTTTTAAAGACAATGATAACAATATCATGATTTTAAAACCTGATAGTGATTTCTTCCGCTTTATGCAAGCACCACAGAAATAA
- a CDS encoding siderophore-interacting protein, whose translation MTEKTAINDINRKLDIIEHVNDDHHQELLAIAQVFIDPKVEHAHFADLFEQGMQLEITLEGQKQSHFVPFLTEGEIEFNVRQLAITAIQQCEKPITNSHYYFQVQQSQAISANFLRLWLIPLQPLVQAEAGLAWVFTLARFPQRPSEQQLAGQAKRYYSLRKYEKQYIDHQTLELAVVDIYLHNDSLGSNWAKSLQVGDILHASSLHYEKTAHLNTGQAVLFGDETAFPTLAKLLEDWKNPLAPIVISIAHQNSEQAYLKDYLPTNSQVYYLDQQNLTEKLIDILQQQPRIDKVWGATEQKTAKALRKYLRETRQLHAENSKVKAYWVKR comes from the coding sequence ATGACAGAAAAAACTGCCATTAACGATATAAATCGTAAATTAGATATTATTGAGCATGTGAATGATGATCATCATCAAGAATTGCTTGCTATTGCTCAGGTATTTATTGATCCTAAGGTTGAACACGCCCATTTTGCCGATCTCTTTGAACAAGGTATGCAATTAGAGATTACTCTCGAGGGGCAAAAGCAAAGCCATTTTGTTCCCTTTTTAACGGAGGGAGAAATAGAATTCAACGTTAGACAGCTCGCCATAACAGCGATACAACAATGTGAAAAGCCTATTACAAACTCCCATTATTATTTCCAAGTACAACAAAGCCAAGCAATCAGTGCTAACTTTTTACGCCTTTGGCTTATCCCCTTGCAACCATTAGTGCAAGCAGAAGCTGGCTTAGCTTGGGTCTTTACCCTAGCGCGCTTTCCTCAACGTCCTAGCGAACAACAATTAGCAGGGCAAGCCAAACGTTATTACAGCTTACGCAAATATGAAAAGCAGTACATTGATCATCAAACCCTTGAATTAGCGGTGGTGGATATTTACCTACATAATGATAGCCTTGGTTCAAACTGGGCTAAATCCTTACAAGTTGGCGATATTTTACACGCCAGTTCTCTACATTATGAAAAAACAGCCCATTTGAACACTGGGCAAGCCGTATTATTCGGCGATGAAACCGCTTTCCCAACATTAGCCAAATTATTGGAAGATTGGAAAAATCCCCTTGCACCTATTGTTATTAGTATCGCTCACCAAAATTCAGAACAAGCGTATTTAAAGGATTATCTCCCAACAAATAGCCAAGTCTATTATCTTGATCAACAGAATTTAACAGAAAAATTAATTGATATTCTGCAACAGCAGCCTCGTATTGACAAAGTTTGGGGAGCAACGGAACAAAAAACCGCCAAAGCACTACGTAAATATTTGCGAGAAACACGACAACTTCATGCCGAGAATAGCAAGGTTAAGGCTTATTGGGTAAAACGTTAA
- the hflK gene encoding FtsH protease activity modulator HflK, with the protein MENAMSDQDPWGKPGQQGGQQPGQNNNGGNGWQNQDRSRNEQSPPDLEQIFSNLLKKLGGNKNGNANHNGNGGNIKFGKLLPIAAVIGVAIWGLSGLYTIKEAERGVVMRFGELHSIVQPGLNWKPTFIDRVIPVNVEQVKELRTQGAMLTQDENMVKVEMTVQYRVQDPAKYLFSVTNPDDSLNQATDSALRYVIGHMPMDDILTTGRSVVRENTWRSLEEIIQPYDMGLNIIDVNFQSARPPEEVKAAFDDAIKAQEDEQRYIREAEAYAREREPIARGEAQRMIEQATAYKDQVVLDAQGEVERFTRLLPEFRVAPEVMRERLYIQTLEKVMANTPKVMLDSHNGNNLTVLPLEQILQGKALKNDELSSRENSSQASNPPQLKGSSSQSDAKQTSSSSSIEQRNTTRQGRFN; encoded by the coding sequence ATGGAGAATGCTATGTCAGATCAAGATCCTTGGGGAAAGCCGGGACAACAAGGCGGGCAACAGCCCGGACAAAATAATAATGGCGGGAATGGTTGGCAAAATCAAGATCGTTCTCGTAATGAACAAAGTCCACCAGATTTAGAGCAAATATTTAGTAATTTACTGAAAAAACTCGGTGGTAACAAAAACGGTAACGCAAATCACAACGGCAACGGTGGCAATATTAAATTCGGTAAATTATTGCCAATTGCTGCGGTAATTGGTGTTGCGATCTGGGGATTAAGCGGGCTTTATACCATTAAAGAGGCTGAACGTGGCGTTGTGATGCGGTTTGGAGAACTGCATTCTATCGTCCAACCGGGTTTAAATTGGAAACCAACCTTTATTGATCGTGTTATCCCAGTGAACGTGGAACAAGTTAAAGAGCTAAGAACCCAAGGGGCAATGCTAACCCAAGATGAAAATATGGTTAAAGTGGAAATGACGGTGCAATATCGGGTGCAAGATCCAGCCAAATATCTGTTTAGCGTTACCAATCCTGATGACAGCTTAAATCAAGCCACCGACAGTGCCTTACGTTATGTTATTGGTCATATGCCAATGGACGATATTTTAACCACTGGACGTTCTGTGGTAAGAGAAAATACTTGGCGTTCCCTTGAAGAAATTATTCAGCCTTATGATATGGGGCTAAATATTATTGATGTAAACTTCCAATCCGCACGTCCGCCTGAAGAAGTAAAAGCGGCATTTGATGATGCCATTAAAGCTCAAGAAGATGAACAACGTTATATTCGTGAGGCAGAGGCTTATGCAAGAGAGCGTGAACCTATCGCGCGAGGTGAAGCACAACGTATGATCGAGCAAGCTACGGCATATAAAGATCAAGTGGTGTTAGATGCACAAGGGGAAGTGGAACGTTTCACTCGCTTATTACCAGAATTTCGTGTTGCCCCTGAAGTGATGCGTGAACGTTTATATATTCAAACCTTAGAAAAAGTTATGGCGAATACACCAAAAGTAATGTTGGATAGCCACAATGGCAATAATCTCACTGTATTACCATTGGAACAAATTTTACAAGGTAAAGCATTAAAAAACGATGAACTTTCCAGCAGAGAAAATAGCAGTCAAGCAAGCAATCCACCTCAGCTAAAAGGCTCATCAAGTCAATCTGATGCCAAACAAACCTCATCGTCATCAAGTATTGAACAACGTAACACTACACGCCAAGGGAGATTTAACTAA
- a CDS encoding amino acid ABC transporter substrate-binding protein produces MKLFAKTLFASLALVLGIQTANASELATQLEKTKTIRVGTEGTYAPFTFHKDGQLTGYDIDVMNEVAKRLGLTVEYKETQWDGMFAGLNAKRFDVIANQVSPNPERAKKYVFSAPYNVSRAVIVTRADNDKIQSFADLKGVKSAQSATSNYTELAKKYGANLVTVDSLAQNLELVKQGRVDATVNEQIAVLDYFSKHPNAGLKIAVKNDETIGSAFTFLKGNEDVAEQFSQVLAQMRADGTLKALSIKWFGDDITE; encoded by the coding sequence ATGAAATTATTTGCGAAAACTTTATTTGCTAGCCTTGCCCTTGTTTTAGGGATACAAACAGCTAATGCCTCTGAATTAGCAACACAGCTTGAAAAAACGAAAACCATTCGTGTGGGAACAGAAGGCACTTATGCCCCTTTTACTTTTCATAAAGATGGGCAATTAACAGGTTATGATATTGACGTGATGAACGAAGTAGCGAAACGTTTAGGCTTAACCGTTGAATATAAAGAAACCCAGTGGGACGGTATGTTTGCGGGCTTAAATGCTAAACGTTTTGATGTGATTGCTAATCAGGTAAGCCCAAACCCAGAGCGAGCGAAAAAATATGTATTCTCTGCGCCCTATAATGTTTCTCGTGCTGTAATTGTTACACGCGCTGACAATGACAAAATTCAGTCCTTTGCCGATTTAAAAGGGGTAAAATCCGCACAGTCTGCCACCAGTAACTATACTGAATTAGCGAAAAAATACGGGGCGAATTTAGTAACGGTTGATAGCTTGGCACAAAATTTAGAATTGGTAAAACAAGGGCGTGTTGATGCCACAGTGAATGAACAAATTGCGGTACTAGATTATTTCAGCAAACACCCAAATGCGGGTTTAAAAATTGCAGTGAAAAATGATGAAACCATTGGTTCTGCCTTTACATTCTTAAAAGGCAATGAAGATGTGGCTGAACAATTTAGCCAAGTGCTTGCTCAAATGCGTGCTGACGGCACATTAAAAGCCCTATCAATCAAGTGGTTTGGCGATGACATTACTGAATAA
- a CDS encoding RnfH family protein encodes MMSKIQIELAYALPDHYYLKTLQVDRGSTIQSAILQSGILQQYTEIDLRQNKIGIFSRPAKLTDVVNPGDRIEIYRPLLADPKEIRRKRAEQQKEAEKLKRQNEKAQKNQSPAH; translated from the coding sequence ATGATGTCTAAAATTCAGATTGAATTGGCTTATGCTTTACCTGATCATTATTATTTAAAAACCTTGCAAGTGGATAGGGGTAGCACAATTCAAAGTGCTATTTTACAATCAGGGATTTTACAACAATATACGGAAATTGATTTACGCCAAAATAAAATCGGTATTTTCAGTCGTCCTGCTAAATTAACCGATGTGGTCAATCCGGGGGATCGTATTGAGATCTATCGCCCTTTATTAGCTGATCCTAAAGAAATTCGGCGTAAACGGGCGGAACAGCAAAAAGAAGCCGAGAAATTAAAACGCCAAAACGAAAAAGCACAGAAAAATCAGTCGCCAGCCCATTAA
- a CDS encoding EamA family transporter yields the protein MFQSVSWLWFALGSAFFAGLTAILGKLGVEGLNSNLATFIRTIVVLLVAGLIITLRNEWRLPQHIVAKPLTFLILSGVATGLSWLLYYRALQLAPASWVAPIDKLSVVIAIILGIVILGEPLSWQLIIGASLIVAGVLVLAW from the coding sequence ATGTTTCAATCAGTAAGTTGGTTATGGTTTGCCTTAGGTTCAGCATTTTTTGCCGGTTTAACGGCTATTTTGGGTAAACTTGGGGTAGAGGGGTTAAATAGCAATTTAGCCACATTTATTCGCACTATTGTGGTGTTGCTTGTCGCAGGGTTAATTATCACATTACGCAATGAATGGCGATTACCTCAGCATATTGTGGCTAAACCCTTGACCTTTTTGATTTTATCAGGTGTTGCCACAGGGTTATCTTGGCTATTATATTATCGTGCGTTACAACTCGCCCCCGCCTCTTGGGTTGCCCCCATTGATAAATTAAGTGTGGTAATTGCCATTATTCTCGGCATTGTGATTTTAGGTGAACCTCTTAGCTGGCAATTAATCATTGGGGCAAGTTTGATTGTGGCAGGCGTTTTAGTGTTAGCTTGGTAA
- the pth gene encoding aminoacyl-tRNA hydrolase: MADIKLIVGLGNPGEKYAETRHNAGEWLIEQLAEHFAFQLKMEAKFFGKTARTLLNGEEVRFLIPTTFMNLSGKAVAALANFYRIQPEQILIAHDELDLPAGVAKIKQGGGHGGHNGLRDSIAQLANNKNFYRLRIGIGHPGSKELVAPYVLSKPSPNDRALIEQALQQAVKSIDLLFKQGIVKATNQLNAFKANL, translated from the coding sequence ATGGCTGATATTAAATTAATTGTGGGATTGGGAAATCCCGGCGAAAAATATGCCGAAACAAGACATAATGCGGGTGAGTGGCTAATTGAACAGTTAGCCGAGCATTTTGCTTTTCAATTAAAAATGGAGGCAAAATTTTTTGGCAAAACTGCCCGCACTTTATTAAATGGCGAAGAGGTTCGCTTTTTAATTCCCACCACCTTTATGAATTTAAGTGGCAAAGCCGTTGCTGCTCTGGCGAATTTCTATCGTATTCAGCCTGAGCAAATTTTAATTGCTCATGATGAATTAGATTTACCGGCAGGCGTGGCAAAAATAAAACAAGGTGGGGGACATGGTGGACATAATGGCTTGCGTGATAGCATTGCACAATTAGCCAATAATAAAAATTTTTACCGTTTGCGTATTGGGATTGGACACCCGGGCAGCAAGGAATTGGTTGCGCCTTATGTGCTAAGTAAGCCCTCGCCAAATGATCGAGCTTTAATTGAGCAAGCCTTACAGCAAGCAGTTAAGTCTATTGATTTATTGTTTAAGCAAGGCATTGTAAAAGCCACTAATCAATTAAATGCGTTTAAAGCAAATTTATAG
- the ychF gene encoding redox-regulated ATPase YchF produces the protein MGFKCGIVGLPNVGKSTLFNALTKAGIEAANYPFCTIEPNTGVVPMPDPRLQALADIVKPERVLPTTMEFVDIAGLVAGASKGEGLGNKFLANIRETDAIGHVVRCFENDDIVHVAGKIDPAEDIDTINTELALADLDSCEKAIQRLTKRAKGGDKEAKFELAVMEKILPVLENAGMIRAIGLDKEELQAIKGYNFLTLKPTMYIANVNEDGFENNPYLDRVREIAEKEGAVVVPVCAAIEAEIAELEEEEKTDFLQELGLDEPGLNRVIRAGYKLLNLQTYFTAGVKEVRAWTVSIGATAPKAASVIHTDFEKGFIRAEVIAYQDFIQYQGENGAKEAGKWRLEGKDYIVQDGDVMHFRFNV, from the coding sequence ATGGGATTTAAATGTGGTATTGTTGGGTTACCCAATGTTGGGAAATCCACACTTTTTAATGCGTTAACCAAAGCTGGCATTGAGGCGGCAAATTATCCGTTTTGTACGATTGAGCCAAATACTGGGGTCGTACCGATGCCTGATCCTCGCTTACAAGCCTTAGCAGATATTGTAAAGCCTGAGCGGGTATTACCTACTACCATGGAGTTTGTGGACATTGCTGGATTAGTGGCTGGAGCAAGTAAAGGCGAAGGGCTTGGTAATAAATTTCTTGCGAATATTCGTGAAACAGATGCCATTGGACATGTGGTTCGTTGTTTTGAAAATGACGATATTGTTCATGTGGCAGGGAAAATTGATCCCGCTGAAGATATTGACACCATTAACACCGAATTGGCTTTAGCGGATTTAGATAGCTGTGAAAAAGCCATTCAACGTTTAACCAAACGAGCGAAAGGTGGTGATAAAGAGGCAAAATTTGAATTAGCAGTAATGGAAAAAATCTTGCCTGTGTTGGAAAATGCTGGAATGATCCGTGCTATTGGTTTAGATAAAGAGGAATTACAGGCGATCAAAGGCTACAATTTCTTGACGTTAAAGCCAACCATGTATATTGCTAATGTGAATGAAGATGGTTTTGAAAATAATCCTTATCTTGATCGTGTGCGAGAAATTGCTGAAAAAGAGGGAGCGGTTGTTGTGCCTGTATGTGCGGCGATTGAGGCAGAAATTGCTGAATTAGAAGAGGAAGAAAAAACCGATTTTTTACAAGAATTAGGTTTAGATGAACCCGGTTTAAATCGTGTTATCCGAGCGGGTTATAAATTATTGAATTTACAAACTTATTTTACTGCTGGCGTTAAAGAAGTGCGAGCTTGGACAGTCTCTATTGGGGCAACAGCTCCAAAAGCTGCCTCGGTTATCCATACCGACTTTGAAAAAGGTTTTATTCGTGCCGAAGTAATTGCCTATCAAGATTTTATCCAATATCAAGGCGAAAATGGGGCGAAAGAAGCAGGAAAATGGCGTTTAGAAGGAAAAGATTACATTGTACAAGATGGTGATGTAATGCATTTCCGTTTTAATGTGTAG
- a CDS encoding cupin domain-containing protein gives MQHCLPKEITAERFLSEYWQKKPLIIRQGLPEIVGLFEPQDIIELAQQQEVTARLLQLHQGDHWSFKASPLTAQDFSQLAEKWSVLVQNMEQWSTELGDLWQKFSFIPQWQRDDIMVSYAPKGGSVGKHYDEYDVFLVQGYGHRRWQLGKWCDPSTEFKPNQPIRIFDDMGELVLDEVMAPGDVLYVPSRMAHYGVAQDDCLTFSFGLRYPNMADLMENISQYLCQANSEFNLTDFHLPVRLSPQPQTTGELAPQDIQQIKQLLLATLSNSPQFDQLFQHALATTVSSRRYELLVSEEVSMPEEIMDVLQQQGWLSQDNNCKLIYTQQPLRIYANGEWIDELNPLESQLLQRLADGELIYWQDIQDLLSQVNEKENALALLLDSICNWLDDGWVLLNE, from the coding sequence ATGCAACATTGTTTACCCAAAGAAATCACCGCAGAACGCTTCTTATCTGAATATTGGCAAAAAAAACCGTTAATTATTCGCCAAGGTTTACCTGAAATTGTGGGCTTATTTGAGCCTCAGGATATTATTGAATTAGCTCAACAACAAGAAGTAACGGCTCGTTTATTACAACTGCATCAAGGGGATCATTGGAGTTTTAAAGCCAGCCCACTTACCGCTCAAGATTTTAGTCAACTGGCAGAAAAATGGTCAGTGTTAGTACAAAATATGGAGCAATGGTCAACGGAATTAGGCGATTTATGGCAAAAATTCAGCTTTATTCCACAATGGCAACGTGATGATATTATGGTGTCCTATGCGCCGAAAGGCGGTTCAGTGGGAAAACATTATGATGAATATGACGTTTTTTTGGTACAAGGCTACGGTCATCGCCGTTGGCAATTAGGTAAATGGTGTGATCCCAGTACTGAATTTAAGCCAAATCAACCTATTCGTATTTTTGATGATATGGGCGAATTAGTGCTTGATGAAGTGATGGCTCCCGGTGATGTGCTTTATGTGCCTTCGCGTATGGCACATTATGGCGTGGCTCAAGATGATTGTTTAACCTTTTCCTTTGGCTTGCGTTATCCTAATATGGCTGATTTAATGGAAAATATTAGCCAATATCTTTGTCAAGCTAACTCTGAGTTTAACTTAACGGATTTTCATTTGCCTGTACGTCTAAGCCCACAACCTCAAACCACTGGCGAATTAGCCCCACAGGATATACAACAAATTAAACAATTATTATTGGCTACCCTCAGCAACTCGCCACAATTTGATCAACTTTTTCAGCACGCTTTAGCCACCACCGTTTCTTCACGCCGTTATGAACTGTTAGTGAGTGAGGAAGTGAGTATGCCAGAAGAGATTATGGACGTCTTGCAACAACAAGGTTGGCTTAGTCAAGATAACAATTGCAAATTAATTTATACTCAGCAACCGCTAAGAATTTATGCCAATGGCGAATGGATTGATGAGCTTAATCCTTTAGAAAGTCAACTATTACAACGATTAGCCGATGGCGAGCTTATTTATTGGCAGGATATTCAGGATTTATTATCGCAGGTAAATGAAAAAGAAAATGCCTTGGCATTATTATTGGATAGCATTTGTAATTGGTTAGATGATGGTTGGGTATTATTAAATGAATAA
- a CDS encoding type II toxin-antitoxin system RatA family toxin, translating into MPQITTSALVPYSCQQMYQLVNDYARYPEFVPGCIATRSILQQENELIGELTISKAGIQHSFSTRNLLTPYRTIQMQLVEGPFKHLQGEWCFDEIDEQSCQIRLNLNFEFANPLISFAFGKIFTELTQRMVNAFKQRAKEVYDV; encoded by the coding sequence ATGCCACAAATTACCACTTCTGCCTTAGTACCTTATAGCTGTCAGCAAATGTATCAACTGGTTAATGATTATGCTCGCTATCCCGAATTTGTGCCGGGCTGTATTGCCACTCGTTCTATTTTACAACAAGAAAATGAACTTATCGGCGAATTAACCATTAGCAAAGCGGGCATACAACACAGCTTTTCCACGCGTAACCTTTTAACGCCTTATCGTACAATTCAAATGCAACTGGTTGAAGGCCCTTTTAAACATTTGCAGGGCGAATGGTGTTTTGATGAAATTGATGAGCAAAGTTGTCAAATTCGCTTAAATCTCAATTTTGAATTTGCTAATCCGCTGATTTCCTTTGCTTTTGGCAAAATTTTTACCGAACTTACGCAACGTATGGTGAATGCCTTTAAACAACGTGCCAAAGAGGTTTATGATGTCTAA